In Porites lutea chromosome 9, jaPorLute2.1, whole genome shotgun sequence, a single window of DNA contains:
- the LOC140947376 gene encoding uncharacterized protein codes for MSEDQKPIYTDNSREDFDVDFSGSGGSINSTQRDYGRERARESNESVADDNSETEEDEIIHLSLDKEERAEMLTRLKAYIRSTFQWFPDTASATEKAICTTMQVLIEGILVCCYGFDMGAFNNRSLVKEEMNETVTAARNTIWSLRFLELNVLGVLYFRKRHLERMLSKVILTRRYWKKTQKTISKAILAVICCVIFFPLLLKAVQMNLSTQKVASFSMEEISLAISLSLIARLVALPMFVGFIYEVYIIFSHIRFFKEQIQKWPEDKFEEARNRFIDIKKMIRDAERYFQPFLIAHLLLLLILLIPSIFSCAERFQTEIYYRQKYSDPMMLTPAAQIPSNTGFTVTNVSSFYNNNEMGLFLKITGPNNTRHQVKTYKLPFEYTDKLTDVKEVIRIGCSALGDFLEMLVLYTLPLIFLAKLHKIMTRLPEVVGDLKFSEQREAGYLFQNEEILDKMVAKLSTGRGIQIMGMNLTGVKTALVTLLLPFLTTAIHLLLLHVDLN; via the coding sequence ATGTCTGAGGACCAGAAGCCAATTTATACGGATAATAGCCGTGAAGACTTCGATGTGGACTTCAGCGGAAGTGGAGGCAGCATAAACAGTACACAGCGGGACTACGGGAGAGAGCGCGCAAGAGAGAGCAACGAAAGCGTTGCTGATGACAACTCAGAAACAGAAGAGGATGAAATCATACATTTAAGTTTGGATAAAGAAGAGAGGGCTGAGATGTTAACTAGGCTGAAAGCTTATATCAGGAGCACATTTCAGTGGTTTCCAGACACCGCTTCCGCCACAGAAAAGGCGATTTGCACCACAATGCAGGTTCTAATCGAGGGTATCCTCGTATGTTGCTACGGCTTCGACATGGGTGCCTTTAACAACAGATCCCTGGTTAAAGAGGAAATGAATGAAACTGTCACTGCGGCCAGAAATACCATCTGGTCTCTGAGGTTTCTGGAACTGAACGTCCTTGGGGTGCTTTACTTTCGGAAACGTCACCTTGAAAGAATGCTATCAAAAGTGATTTTGACAAGGCGATATTGGAAGAAAACCCAAAAAACCATCAGTAAAGCAATCCTTGCTGTAATTTGCTGCGTGATCTTCTTCCCGCTCTTACTGAAAGCTGTCCAAATGAATTTGTCGACTCAAAAAGTGGCGTCTTTTAGCATGGAGGAAATCAGTTTGGCGATTTCTCTGTCACTTATCGCTCGCCTTGTAGCGCTGCCGATGTTTGTTGGCTTCATTTACGAAGTCTACATCATCTTCAGTCACATTCGCTTTTTCAAAGAGCAGATCCAAAAGTGGCCCGAGGATAAATTCGAAGAAGCGAGGAATCGGTTCATAGATATCAAAAAAATGATTCGGGATGCAGAAAGGTATTTTCAACCTTTCCTCATTGCACACCTACTCCTGCTGTTGATACTACTCATTCCGTCAATATTTTCTTGTGCTGAACGCTTCCAAACTGAGATCTACTACCGGCAGAAATACAGCGACCCCATGATGTTAACTCCAGCAGCACAGATCCCATCAAACACGGGCTTCACTGTTACTAATGTCAGTAGTTTTTATAACAACAATGAAATGGGAttgtttttaaagattacaGGTCCGAACAACACTCGTCACCAAGTCAAGACATACAAGCTACCATTTGAGTACACTGATAAGCTTACAGACGTAAAAGAAGTGATAAGGATTGGTTGTAGTGCTTTAGGTGATTTCCTGGAAATGCTGGTGTTATACACCCTGCCATTAATTTTCCTGGCTAAGTTGCACAAGATCATGACAAGGTTACCAGAAGTTGTTGGAGATCTGAAATTTTCAGAACAGAGGGAGGCAGGATACCTGTTCCAGAACGAGGAAATATTAGATAAGATGGTGGCAAAGCTGTCAACAGGCAGGGGTATTCAGATAATGGGAATGAATTTGACAGGTGTCAAGACTGCTTTGGTGACCCTGCTGCTGCCATTTCTAACGACCGCAATTCACCTGTTACTCTTGCATGTCGATCTTAACTAA
- the LOC140947378 gene encoding protein-serine O-palmitoleoyltransferase porcupine-like isoform X1 → MEELQVQDLVNEHLVEYYDDPDELALYQEYQEMEKYGRFFYLFKSCAGPTTFQTVELVGPLIAMCVILRIVSLLKLPRLIVHFVSFVCGIAALFLFVKKNALYPLTLCCLSYPVLFVRNGKRGIVMACTSVAFLITCELFIVTAENWHQVRGSQMVLVMKLISLAFDVDKGVITRPNILEYFGYTLSVSSVVFGPFMTYTDYCQILVGKPLSFSWLVGVIRSCVISYCCLIISACISPWIFEEDAFKWFVAYQSAMSFRFSHYFVSFLSECTSLLSGIGTEVNQEGKQLTIWRSDVARPQHIELPRSLVEVVVHWNIPMHVFLKNYVFKKAQPLGRFTAVFLTFALSSLLHGINFQLAAVLISIGTYAYIEHVFRLKVGKIFSACILARKCRPECGHVYKEGNFWVTAANLGFSFLSMFHLAYLGIMFGGDTEVQEKGYGMKHTLSKWSHLDFASHWVALVTFLFSRII, encoded by the exons ATGGAGGAACTTCAGGTCCAAGATTTAGTCAATGAACACTTAGTTGAGTATTATGATGATCCTGATGAACTGGCTTTGTACCAAGAGTACCAGGAGATGGAAAAATATGGCCGCTTTTTCTACTTGTTCAAGTCTTGTGCTGGGCCAACAACATTTCAAACTGTCGAGCTTGTGGGACCGCTTATTGCTATGTGTGTTATCCTGCGAATTGTATCACTCCTAAAACTGCCAAGGCTTATCGTGcactttgtttcatttgtctGTGGGATTGCAGCGCTCTTTCTATTCGTTAAGAAGAACGCCCTTTATCCTTTGACTTTGTGCTGTCTGAGTTACCCAGTCCTTTTTGTGAGAAATGGAAAGCGTGGAATTGTCATGGCGTGTACGTCGGTGGCCTTTTTAATTACATG TGAACTTTTCATTGTTACAGCTGAAAACTGGCACCAGGTTCGAG GTTCACAGATGGTACTGGTAATGAAGCTAATTTCTTTGGCATTTGATGTGGATAAAGGGGTGATAACACGACCAAATATTCTGGAGTATTTTGGCTACACTCTTTCAGTTAGTTCAGTTGTGTTTGGACCTTTCATGACATACACAGATTACTGCCAAATCCTTGTTGGAAAACCATTG AGTTTTTCATGGTTGGTTGGAGTAATTAGAAGCTGTGTTATCTCCTATTGTTGCCTGATTATATCAGCTTGCATTTCTCCTTGGATTTTTGAAGAGGATGCATTCAA ATGGTTTGTGGCATACCAGTCTGCCATGTCCTTCAGGTTCAGCCATTACTTTGTGAGTTTCCTGTCTGAATGTACCAGTTTATTAAGTGGCATTGGAACTGAGGTTAATCAAGAAGGAAAGCAACTAACTATCTG GAGGTCAGATGTTGCAAGGCCACAGCACATTGAGCTTCCCCGCTCCTTGGTCGAGGTTGTTGTGCACTGGAATATTCCAATGCATGTATTTCTAAAAAATT ATGTGTTCAAGAAAGCTCAACCCCTTGGAAGATTTACAGCTGTCTTTTTGACCTTTGCATTAAGCTCTTTGCTTCAT gGTATTAATTTTCAACTTGCTGCAGTTTTAATTTCAATAGGAACATATGCCTATATTGAACATG tgtttcgTTTAAAGGTTGGGAAAATTTTCAGTGCCTGTATACTGGCACGAAAATGCAGGCCTGAATGTGGACATGTGTACAAAGAG GGCAACTTTTGGGTAACGGCTGCAAATCTTGGCTTTAGCTTTCTCTCAATGTTTCACTTGGCATATTTGGGTATCATGTTTGGAGGGGATACAGAAGTTCAGGAGAAG GGTTATGGAATGAAGCATACTCTCAGTAAATGGTCGCACTTGGACTTTGCTAGTCACTGGGTGGCCTTAGTAACTTTCCTATTTAGCAGAATAATTTAG
- the LOC140947378 gene encoding protein-serine O-palmitoleoyltransferase porcupine-like isoform X2, translated as MEELQVQDLVNEHLVEYYDDPDELALYQEYQEMEKYGRFFYLFKSCAGPTTFQTVELVGPLIAMCVILRIVSLLKLPRLIVHFVSFVCGIAALFLFVKKNALYPLTLCCLSYPVLFVRNGKRGIVMACTSVAFLITCELFIVTAENWHQVRGSQMVLVMKLISLAFDVDKGVITRPNILEYFGYTLSVSSVVFGPFMTYTDYCQILVGKPLSFSWLVGVIRSCVISYCCLIISACISPWIFEEDAFKWFVAYQSAMSFRFSHYFVSFLSECTSLLSGIGTEVNQEGKQLTIWRSDVARPQHIELPRSLVEVVVHWNIPMHVFLKNYVFKKAQPLGRFTAVFLTFALSSLLHGINFQLAAVLISIGTYAYIEHGWENFQCLYTGTKMQA; from the exons ATGGAGGAACTTCAGGTCCAAGATTTAGTCAATGAACACTTAGTTGAGTATTATGATGATCCTGATGAACTGGCTTTGTACCAAGAGTACCAGGAGATGGAAAAATATGGCCGCTTTTTCTACTTGTTCAAGTCTTGTGCTGGGCCAACAACATTTCAAACTGTCGAGCTTGTGGGACCGCTTATTGCTATGTGTGTTATCCTGCGAATTGTATCACTCCTAAAACTGCCAAGGCTTATCGTGcactttgtttcatttgtctGTGGGATTGCAGCGCTCTTTCTATTCGTTAAGAAGAACGCCCTTTATCCTTTGACTTTGTGCTGTCTGAGTTACCCAGTCCTTTTTGTGAGAAATGGAAAGCGTGGAATTGTCATGGCGTGTACGTCGGTGGCCTTTTTAATTACATG TGAACTTTTCATTGTTACAGCTGAAAACTGGCACCAGGTTCGAG GTTCACAGATGGTACTGGTAATGAAGCTAATTTCTTTGGCATTTGATGTGGATAAAGGGGTGATAACACGACCAAATATTCTGGAGTATTTTGGCTACACTCTTTCAGTTAGTTCAGTTGTGTTTGGACCTTTCATGACATACACAGATTACTGCCAAATCCTTGTTGGAAAACCATTG AGTTTTTCATGGTTGGTTGGAGTAATTAGAAGCTGTGTTATCTCCTATTGTTGCCTGATTATATCAGCTTGCATTTCTCCTTGGATTTTTGAAGAGGATGCATTCAA ATGGTTTGTGGCATACCAGTCTGCCATGTCCTTCAGGTTCAGCCATTACTTTGTGAGTTTCCTGTCTGAATGTACCAGTTTATTAAGTGGCATTGGAACTGAGGTTAATCAAGAAGGAAAGCAACTAACTATCTG GAGGTCAGATGTTGCAAGGCCACAGCACATTGAGCTTCCCCGCTCCTTGGTCGAGGTTGTTGTGCACTGGAATATTCCAATGCATGTATTTCTAAAAAATT ATGTGTTCAAGAAAGCTCAACCCCTTGGAAGATTTACAGCTGTCTTTTTGACCTTTGCATTAAGCTCTTTGCTTCAT gGTATTAATTTTCAACTTGCTGCAGTTTTAATTTCAATAGGAACATATGCCTATATTGAACATG GTTGGGAAAATTTTCAGTGCCTGTATACTGGCACGAAAATGCAGGCCTGA
- the LOC140947368 gene encoding uncharacterized protein yields the protein MCDGFNHGALQIAVAQICQSMGWDALQKSTHDLLTDVLQKYLEEIAKSAHGYCQLYSRTEPNLDDLNQAFQDIGVCLRELEDFVSQVDQVPFIHQLPRFPKPKPCALHHPRNGEIEERLEQYFDYLPPLVSKLLQSEDEEKAATEDTDTTDAGKEGEAPGGFVRNEIKTVVEETSNVPVAVKRPLDNPPGLENEAKKRRLDLPFMQKGNRGNEMDILEALQGNLSSPSPTPSPDVWSTAKTFDIPSTSGSSHIKAAHTTEKPGPSNLTTDKPKVEKKKAVQDKKPPGKPAEAKPKSSPKKKVKVPKNATSSVKKSASPTVPTPRQPQKEKSPSLVKSPLSGKKPSTPETKAKAKTKPVKENKDKKPSVKAKKPTLKSPPLNTEPVSSKENIQNKESMPKLIIKPLKQEVNKEPQFTVSEFLPTDNISQQEKPKQKKPKNNNSASKKQKPKADKKGTIPSIKVEAKELSIPSTSEEVKFSTGEFAVMPAPVESNLSGELPMDMAVEHKKKKKKRKEKDKDKEKKKDKSKKLKTDHGDLSQAPLVPRITVKLEPPSHSASSTVTSKLEPAAPVSLGTASSQVTGNVGPVSPKVSVKQESSVSSAIPKLTIKSDPLERTVVSQTVSTTVVHGYGREYYCPVCSDPDDGSFMIGCDGCDEWFHGRCVGIEEDPEPGTDWFCSSCLDRKGKDSKDKQKKKKKKKNKEKEK from the exons ATGTGTGACGGTTTCAATCATGGCGCCCTTCAAATCGCCGTAGCGCAAATCTGCCAATCAATGGGATGGGACGCTCTACAAAAGTCAACACACGACTTACTAACCGACGTGTTGCAAAAATATCTAGAAGAAATAGCAAAGTCAGCACATGGATATTGTCAGCTGT ATTCCAGAACCGAACCTAACCTAGATGATCTGAACCAAGCCTTCCAGGACATTGGTGTGTGCCTGCGTGAGTTGGAAGACTTTGTGAGCCAGGTAGACCAAGTTCCATTTATTCACCAGTTGCCACGGTTCCCCAAGCCTAAACCTTGTGCCCTTCATCATCCACGTAATGGAGAGATTGAAGAGAGACTGGAGCAGTACTTTGACTACTTGCCTCCTTTGGTCTCTAAGCTTCTTCAAAGTGAAG ATGAAGAAAAAGCAGCAACAGAAGATACAGACACAACTGATGCTGGAAAAGAAGGAGAGGCTCCAGGGGGATTTGTGAGGAATGAAATAAAGACAGTTGTGGAGGAAACTTCTAATGTTCCTGTGGCTGTAAAAAGACCCCTTGATAATCCCCCAGGCTTAGAGAATGAAGCAAAGAAACGAAGACTTGATCTGCCTTTTATGCAAAAAGGAAATAGAGGAAATGAAATGGATATTCTGGAGGCATTACAAGGCAATTTATCGTCACCATCACCCACCCCTTCACCTGACGTTTGGAGCACAGCTAAAACATTTGACATCCCCTCAACCTCTGGTTCATCTCACATTAAAGCTGCCCATACTACTGAAAAACCAGGGCCTTCAAACTTAACAACAGATAAGCCAAaggtggaaaagaaaaaagctgtcCAGGACAAGAAACCACCAGGAAAACCAGCAGAAGCTAAACCTAAGTCAAGtccaaaaaagaaagttaaggTTCCTAAAAATGCAACGAGCTCTGTTAAAAAGTCTGCATCACCTACGGTGCCTACACCCAGGCAACCACAAAAGGAAAAATCCCCATCCCTTGTTAAGTCACCTTTATCAGGTAAAAAGCCATCTACTCCAGAGACAAAGGCAAAAGCAAAAACTAAACCAGTAAAAGAGAATAAAGACAAAAAACCATCTGTTAAAGCAAAGAAGCCTACCCTTAAATCTCCTCCTTTAAACACTGAGCCTGTATCGTCTAAagaaaatattcaaaacaagGAAAGCATGCCGAAGTTAATCATTAAACCCTTGAAACAGGAAGTCAATAAAGAACCACAGTTTACTGTTTCAGAATTCCTACCTACAGATAACATAAGCCAACAAGAAAAACCTAAACAGAAGAAacccaaaaataataacagtgcCTCCAAAAAGCAAAAACCTAAAGCAGATAAGAAAGGAACAATTCCGTCAATCAAAGTGGAAGCTAAAGAATTAAGTATTCCTTCTACCAGTGAAGAAGTTAAATTTTCTACTGGAGAATTTGCAGTTATGCCTGCCCCTGTGGAAAGCAATTTGTCAGGTGAACTTCCAATGGATATGGCAGTAGaacacaagaagaaaaagaaaaagcgaaaagaaaaggacaaagataaggaaaagaaaaaagataaaagcaaAAAG TTGAAGACAGACCATGGAGATCTATCCCAGGCTCCTCTTGTACCTCGTATCACAGTTAAATTAGAGCCTCCATCCCACTCAGCCTCATCCACCGTAACAAGCAAATTAGAACCAGCTGCACCCGT GTCACTTGGAACAGCAAGTAGTCAAGTGACGGGCAATGTAGGTCCAGTGTCTCCAAAGGTGTCAGTGAAACAAGAATCTAGTGTCAGTTCTGCTATACCCAAACTGACAATAAAAAGTGATCCACTGGAAAGAACAGTTGTGTCTCAGACTGTATCAACAACTGTTGTACAT GGGTATGGAAGGGAGTACTATTGTCCTGTGTGTAGTGATCCTGATGATGGCAGTTTTATGATTGGCTGTGATGGCTGTGATGAATGGTTTCATGG GAGATGCGTTGGGATAGAGGAGGATCCTGAACCGGGAACTGATTGGTTCTGTTCTTCTTGCCTTGATAGAAAAGGCAAGGATagtaaagacaaacaaaagaaaaagaaaaagaagaagaacaaggagaaagaaaaataa